From a region of the Lentilactobacillus curieae genome:
- a CDS encoding MarR family winged helix-turn-helix transcriptional regulator, translating to MKEIIDGLLDSANAYLEKSGKLVKQDNLTMSEWRLLQQIIAGHDTQEKLANVTNLDISTLSRQLKRLVTKEMVTKVTIGPDRRQLKYSVTERGNSINLRITAGLVDIKQRIFTHWTEEELRLMKILINRLDNSIGRI from the coding sequence ATGAAAGAAATAATTGACGGATTACTTGATTCTGCCAATGCATATCTTGAAAAATCTGGTAAACTGGTTAAACAGGATAACTTAACAATGTCCGAATGGCGTCTCCTCCAACAAATTATTGCGGGTCACGATACTCAAGAAAAGTTAGCAAATGTAACAAATCTTGATATATCTACTTTGTCGCGCCAGTTAAAGCGACTAGTTACCAAAGAGATGGTAACCAAGGTAACGATTGGCCCAGATAGGCGCCAGCTCAAGTACTCAGTGACAGAACGGGGAAATTCCATTAATTTACGGATAACGGCAGGATTAGTGGACATCAAGCAGCGAATCTTTACGCATTGGACTGAGGAAGAATTACGACTAATGAAAATCTTGATTAACCGGTTAGATAACAGTATCGGCCGAATTTAA
- a CDS encoding NFACT RNA binding domain-containing protein, which produces MSFDGSFTHSMEKELTSLLATGRVSKINQPYPNEMLLTIRAHSKNRTVLLSANPSYARVQITKIPAANPAVPNNFTMVMRKHLSGAILNSVNQLDNDRVLQFHFSGRNEIGDQTSLMLVIEIMARHSNVILVDENTNKVIDAIKRVGSDVNRYRTLLPGSTYVNPPKQDLLNPFELTNFEMIQKIVAQYPNVDVLAEQLRKTLQGLGNDTSLALATSLHKTGSLEDNFKAFFKQFDNPIPVLSELANNKINFTAFPYPDTIENQKYDTLSELLDAFYETKAQRDRVREQGSVLIAVVRKQLKKNRTKLKKLDKDLAQTEHADTFRIKGEILTTYLNQIQRGSSEIELPNFYDENRPIKISLTNSISPSENAQKYFKKYQKLKNAVKYLDEQIVLTQSEVDYFESIQSQIELANPEDLVDIRLELEQEGYLKNHDQHKKAKKNRQKINKPERYVSTDGTEILVGKNNLQNEKLTMHTADKRETWLHTKNIPGSHVIIRSFDPSEETILEAANLAAYFSKAQHSTKVPVDYTRVKNIRKPNGTKPGFVIYDNQTTLLVDPDETKVKKLKSK; this is translated from the coding sequence ATGTCATTTGATGGTTCATTCACACATTCAATGGAAAAAGAGTTAACGTCCCTTTTAGCAACGGGAAGGGTTAGCAAAATCAATCAACCTTATCCAAATGAAATGTTGTTGACAATCAGAGCTCATAGTAAAAACCGAACAGTACTATTATCTGCAAATCCCAGTTATGCTCGGGTGCAGATAACCAAAATTCCGGCGGCAAATCCAGCCGTTCCAAATAACTTCACTATGGTGATGAGAAAGCATCTTAGTGGAGCAATTCTCAACTCGGTAAACCAACTAGACAACGACCGTGTTCTCCAGTTTCACTTTTCTGGTCGTAACGAAATTGGTGACCAAACTTCACTAATGCTGGTAATCGAAATAATGGCTCGCCATAGTAACGTTATCTTAGTTGACGAAAACACCAACAAAGTTATCGATGCAATTAAACGAGTTGGTTCAGACGTTAATCGATATCGGACACTACTTCCTGGTTCAACTTATGTGAACCCACCGAAGCAAGATTTACTAAATCCATTTGAGCTTACTAATTTTGAGATGATTCAAAAAATTGTGGCTCAATACCCAAACGTTGATGTTTTGGCTGAACAACTAAGAAAAACATTACAGGGACTTGGTAACGATACATCCTTGGCATTAGCAACTAGCTTGCATAAAACAGGAAGTTTAGAAGATAACTTTAAAGCATTCTTCAAGCAATTTGATAACCCAATCCCAGTCCTAAGCGAACTTGCTAATAACAAAATCAATTTTACCGCATTTCCATACCCGGATACAATTGAAAATCAAAAATATGATACGTTAAGTGAATTATTGGATGCTTTCTATGAAACTAAAGCACAACGTGACCGGGTTCGTGAGCAAGGGTCAGTTTTAATTGCTGTTGTTCGAAAGCAGTTAAAGAAGAATCGCACTAAATTAAAAAAACTTGATAAGGATTTAGCTCAGACTGAACACGCTGACACGTTTAGGATCAAAGGTGAAATTTTGACCACCTACCTTAATCAAATCCAGCGAGGAAGTTCAGAGATTGAGCTACCTAACTTTTATGATGAAAACCGGCCTATCAAAATCAGTTTGACTAACAGTATCTCCCCTTCAGAGAATGCTCAAAAATACTTTAAAAAGTATCAAAAGCTAAAAAATGCGGTTAAGTATTTAGATGAACAAATAGTTCTCACCCAATCAGAAGTTGACTATTTCGAAAGTATTCAAAGTCAAATTGAACTTGCAAATCCAGAAGATCTGGTTGATATTCGGTTGGAGCTTGAGCAAGAAGGCTATCTTAAAAACCATGATCAGCACAAGAAAGCTAAGAAAAACCGGCAAAAAATCAACAAACCCGAGCGATATGTCTCTACTGACGGTACTGAGATACTGGTTGGAAAAAATAATCTTCAAAACGAGAAATTGACTATGCATACGGCTGACAAGCGGGAAACCTGGCTTCACACCAAAAACATTCCCGGTTCTCACGTAATTATTCGTAGTTTTGACCCGAGTGAAGAAACTATTTTGGAAGCAGCAAATCTAGCTGCTTACTTCTCAAAAGCTCAACATTCAACTAAGGTGCCTGTTGATTATACCCGGGTTAAAAACATTCGTAAGCCGAACGGAACTAAGCCTGGGTTTGTAATTTACGATAATCAGACAACCTTGTTGGTTGACCCTGATGAGACCAAAGTAAAGAAATTAAAGAGCAAATAA